The window GACGAATGTATGGTTTACGCGGCGCAGTGGGGAGTCGAATTGTTGACGTGCGAATTGTTTAGGGCGAATCACGATGTGCgcagtgtgtcgaacgaatGGATCCAAAACGAAAGTTGCTGTGCCGATCGTGAGAACGATGGTGTCTGCTTTCTCCTTGTCCAGCCTTTTCGGTGAGTGAGTGTGCAGGTAtagtgagttgtgttggtgtcatcagctgtggtgaattaagctgtcttattagggtgcgccgGTTTTTGCGGTtagagtgggcggatgcttaactcatttaaacacccCTATTTGATGACATCCCACCGTAACCACATGGATTATCTCCTGACATACCAATATAATTGTTGCTCTGTTGCATGCCACCGTAGCCATCGTTCATGCCACCTGCTTGTGGCATACCACCATCACCACCATTATTCATCTTCATACCCCCACCACGTTGCGTTAATGACATCATATTTTCACTACCACTACTTCCACCTTGATTCCAATTATTCGGTGCATTTACGCCCCAAGAGTCTAAACCCCCACCACCTCCACTTCCATTCGGTCCCATAGATGGACCTCCATAATTATTTATGCGTCCGCCATCGCCGCAACTACCTCCTAATCTCCCTCTACTGTATCCAGGTGATGAGTTGTTTTTACCCCTCACCAACTGACCCAATAAATCGGCCAAAGCCCTTTCGTTTGATTTATAACTGTTTATCAATTCCTGAATAACTACGTCGTTACTATATTCCCCTGCACTCAAACATAGCTCCTGAAACTCTTTTAATAACTCTATCCTTTTTTCTTTGCGGTTTTCTTCCACCTCTTGTTCAACATTACTCCTCCCTATAAATTCTGCACCTTCTggctttatattaatattgacTTTATCTAATACTGATGTGCCTATGAATACTGAATATGGAATAGCGGTTTCGCTGGTGATGTGGAACTTTTGTAAGAATTTCAAACCATCAACCTCCAATTCTGCAACAACACTACCATATGTTGAAAATTCTTCCGCGCCCGCGCCATATAAAGTTCGCTTATCATCGCCTACTTCAccatcaaatttaatttttttgaaaacatcgCTCCGTATTAAACACAAACAACACCCAGTATCAACTAATGCATCAACTTTTAGTCCTCCTACTTTCACTATTTTTAGTGGTAAACTTGTTTTTGATTTGTCAATATTCACAACATTAATTTTATCTGATTCTTTCTTTACTTCTATACCTGGAGTACCATTGCATTCAAAAGACTTGTGTCCTATACCATTACATTTGAAACATTTGGTTTGTTGACTGCTGCAGTCTCGAATGAGATGTGTGGAGCTTCCACACCTAA is drawn from Bactrocera dorsalis isolate Fly_Bdor unplaced genomic scaffold, ASM2337382v1 BdCtg128, whole genome shotgun sequence and contains these coding sequences:
- the LOC125780145 gene encoding uncharacterized protein LOC125780145, whose amino-acid sequence is MDRQAVLTLNIRELQQALCELNISTTGRKADLPKRLLLHHGHETQEDDEIADSVSSYDDVPNANFTAAVAPIGRSVFTFNDIQESLTQFSGDDNIDIQQWINDFEENALVVGWNSVQKFIYSKQLLKGAAKSFIRSQRGLVSWESLKEELISEFGKKVSSSEVHSQLRSRKKRINETFREYLYVLTEIGKPVNIDTKSLISYFIEGIIDTKLNKAVLYEAKTISELKDKIKVYEKIHSKAEKSTQKVVNTTYNQKVSKSCFRCGSSTHLIRDCSSQQTKCFKCNGIGHKSFECNGTPGIEVKKESDKINVVNIDKSKTSLPLKIVKVGGLKVDALVDTGCCLCLIRSDVFKKIKFDGEVGDDKRTLYGAGAEEFSTYGSVVAELEVDGLKFLQKFHITSETAIPYSVFIGTSVLDKVNINIKPEGAEFIGRSNVEQEVEENRKEKRIELLKEFQELCLSAGEYSNDVVIQELINSYKSNERALADLLGQLVRGKNNSSPGYSRGRLGGSCGDGGRINNYGGPSMGPNGSGGGGGLDSWGVNAPNNWNQGGSSGSENMMSLTQRGGGMKMNNGGDGGMPQAGGMNDGYGGMQQSNNYIGMSGDNPCGYGGMSSNRGV